In a single window of the Caulobacter soli genome:
- a CDS encoding hybrid sensor histidine kinase/response regulator: MPAGRRAVRSLLVLGAIVVAIVVLGGCALLAFAAVSVDRLQAREEHVVVEQTLERSLDRLDSDVAAAAVWDQAYDKLAPGADVGWLDREIGSYYANNRGDDLAVALDAHDRPFYAWAEQGRVPSTSQSAIVAAADVLIADVRRQEAAARASRKPVDPNAAAVAETAHGLVRAGERIYMVAVSTVTPEKLSHPRRPEPAVIVLCAQRVDRHLLPVLSKEMRIRRPRVLDVAPDKTTAVVLPDPSGLPLGWLAWDPKQPGLDAVRQAAPLVLPVVLLLAIAGLALALRIRRVVRELDASEAGQKAAMVEVVEARDRAQSASLAKSQFLANMSHEIRTPLNGVLGMAQVMEQSGLGSPHREHLKIIRDSGETLLAILNDVLDLSKIEAGRFELDDHVFDLAQTVAAACRPFALLAHQKDVEFVTEIAPDALGAWCGDSVRLRQVLSNLASNAVKFTAEGRIRLTVAATPEGLAFTLTDTGIGIAPDRIAGLFEKFVQADSSTTRKFGGTGLGLAISRELVERMGGTLRMDSAKGKGSTFVFRLPFVRADAADYLDPAPGEGDIRSLRILAAEDNATNQFILRALLEPAGVDLHTVANGREALDAFHADDFDLILMDVQMPIMNGIEATRAIRERESTHSLSPTPILALSANVMSHQVAEYAQAGMDGVVAKPVDAGKLIEAIAAVMERGAV; this comes from the coding sequence ATGCCGGCGGGACGCCGCGCGGTGCGCAGCCTGCTGGTGCTGGGGGCGATCGTCGTGGCGATCGTCGTCCTGGGCGGCTGCGCGCTGCTGGCGTTCGCCGCGGTGTCCGTCGATCGTCTGCAGGCGCGCGAGGAGCATGTCGTCGTCGAGCAGACGCTGGAACGGTCCCTGGATCGGCTGGACAGCGACGTCGCCGCCGCGGCCGTCTGGGATCAGGCCTATGACAAGCTGGCGCCGGGCGCCGATGTCGGCTGGCTCGATCGCGAGATCGGCTCCTACTACGCCAACAACCGGGGCGACGACCTGGCCGTCGCGCTCGACGCCCACGACCGGCCCTTCTACGCCTGGGCCGAGCAGGGGCGGGTTCCGTCGACGAGCCAGTCGGCCATCGTCGCCGCCGCCGACGTCCTGATCGCCGATGTCCGTCGGCAGGAGGCCGCCGCCCGGGCAAGTCGCAAGCCGGTCGATCCCAACGCCGCGGCCGTCGCCGAAACCGCCCACGGACTGGTTCGCGCCGGCGAGCGGATCTACATGGTCGCCGTTTCGACGGTGACGCCTGAAAAGTTGAGCCATCCGCGCCGTCCCGAGCCGGCGGTGATCGTGCTTTGCGCCCAGCGGGTGGATCGCCATCTGCTGCCCGTCCTGTCCAAGGAAATGCGGATCCGCCGCCCCAGGGTGCTGGACGTGGCGCCCGACAAGACGACCGCCGTCGTGCTGCCTGACCCCAGCGGCCTGCCCCTGGGCTGGCTGGCCTGGGATCCCAAGCAGCCGGGCCTGGACGCCGTGCGCCAGGCCGCGCCGCTGGTTCTGCCCGTCGTGCTGCTGCTGGCCATCGCCGGCCTGGCCCTGGCCCTGCGCATCCGCCGGGTGGTGCGCGAGCTCGACGCCTCGGAAGCCGGTCAGAAGGCGGCCATGGTCGAGGTTGTCGAGGCCCGCGACCGCGCCCAGAGCGCCAGCCTGGCCAAGTCGCAGTTCCTGGCCAATATGAGTCACGAGATCCGCACGCCCCTGAACGGCGTGCTGGGCATGGCCCAGGTGATGGAACAGAGCGGCCTGGGCTCGCCCCATCGCGAGCACCTGAAGATCATCCGCGACAGCGGCGAGACCCTGCTGGCCATCCTCAATGACGTGCTGGACCTGTCCAAGATCGAGGCCGGGCGCTTCGAGTTGGATGACCACGTGTTCGACCTGGCCCAGACGGTGGCGGCCGCCTGTCGTCCCTTCGCCCTGCTGGCTCACCAGAAGGACGTTGAGTTCGTCACCGAGATCGCGCCCGACGCCCTGGGCGCTTGGTGCGGGGACAGCGTGCGTTTGCGCCAGGTGCTGTCGAACCTCGCGTCCAACGCCGTGAAGTTCACCGCCGAAGGGCGAATCCGGCTGACCGTCGCGGCGACGCCGGAGGGCCTGGCCTTCACCCTGACCGACACCGGCATTGGCATCGCGCCCGATCGCATCGCGGGGCTGTTCGAGAAGTTCGTCCAGGCCGACAGCTCGACCACCCGCAAGTTCGGCGGCACCGGCCTGGGCCTGGCGATCTCGCGCGAGCTGGTCGAGCGGATGGGCGGAACCCTGCGCATGGACAGCGCCAAGGGCAAGGGCTCGACCTTCGTCTTCCGCCTGCCATTCGTGCGCGCCGACGCGGCCGACTATCTGGATCCCGCCCCCGGCGAAGGCGACATCCGTTCGCTGCGCATCCTGGCGGCCGAGGACAACGCCACCAACCAGTTCATCCTGCGCGCCCTGCTCGAGCCGGCCGGCGTCGACCTGCACACCGTCGCCAACGGTCGCGAGGCGCTGGACGCCTTCCATGCCGACGACTTCGACCTGATCCTGATGGACGTGCAGATGCCCATCATGAACGGCATCGAGGCCACGCGGGCGATCCGCGAGCGCGAGAGCACGCACAGCCTCTCTCCCACCCCGATCCTGGCCCTGTCGGCCAATGTCATGAGCCACCAGGTGGCCGAATACGCCCAGGCGGGCATGGACGGCGTGGTGGCCAAGCCCGTCGACGCTGGCAAGCTGATCGAGGCGATCGCCGCGGTGATGGAGCGCGGCGCGGTCTAG
- a CDS encoding response regulator: MRITWDSLAEAYRPAALSHQRQIPLRIFIIAVVCAMLAWRPTFAFLGPWGVAGMVAQLVEYAALREFLKRPAPGRAVAYTIAADVLLAVVFGWVVVPMWAIGTPVASAAAVVLATGSVLTALMGAEGCVAAFVAAVTPHMAYMFILPFVGATAQDRMAPYYVVGVGLFTLVLGLVFAWSHRTFAAERAARRTAEAQTAAKSAFIAMVSHELRTPLSAILSGAADLARDTADARTQDKGALIADAGSMMRSLLNDLLDHSKIEAGRMSVEVLDFDPKALVNDTVRFWRAGAKAKGLSLKMTGGRDLPAWLRGDPVRIRQILNNLVSNAIKFTAAGRVEVAVEARRQGETWMLSVTVSDTGPGLTAEQLSRLFTAYDQLGADTARTFGGTGLGLSISRDLAQLMGGDLIAQAPAGGGARFVLSLPALEGAAPPKPASQETVPHVFAGAPTALVVDDHEVNRRVLDQILRALGLRVETASDGEAALTIAGAQRFDVILMDVNMPGLDGLDATRRLRAQGPNAVTPVIAVTAGVSPAEREACVAAGMNDCVEKPFEVARLHNALARVLERQDA; this comes from the coding sequence ATGCGTATAACGTGGGACAGCCTGGCCGAAGCCTATAGGCCCGCGGCCCTTTCCCATCAGCGCCAGATCCCGCTGCGTATCTTCATCATCGCCGTGGTCTGCGCCATGCTGGCGTGGCGGCCCACCTTCGCCTTCCTGGGCCCCTGGGGCGTCGCCGGCATGGTGGCCCAACTCGTCGAATACGCCGCGCTCAGGGAATTCCTGAAACGGCCCGCGCCCGGTCGCGCCGTGGCGTACACCATCGCCGCCGACGTCCTCCTGGCCGTCGTGTTCGGTTGGGTGGTCGTGCCGATGTGGGCGATCGGAACGCCGGTGGCGTCCGCCGCCGCCGTCGTGCTGGCCACCGGTTCGGTGCTGACCGCCCTGATGGGCGCGGAAGGCTGCGTGGCGGCGTTCGTGGCGGCGGTGACGCCGCACATGGCCTATATGTTCATTCTGCCGTTCGTCGGCGCCACGGCGCAGGACCGGATGGCGCCGTACTATGTCGTCGGCGTGGGGCTGTTCACCCTGGTGCTGGGCCTGGTTTTCGCCTGGTCGCACCGCACTTTCGCGGCCGAACGCGCGGCGCGCAGGACCGCCGAGGCCCAGACGGCGGCCAAGTCGGCCTTCATCGCCATGGTCAGCCACGAACTGCGCACGCCGCTGAGCGCGATCCTCAGCGGGGCCGCTGATCTGGCGCGAGACACCGCCGATGCCCGGACCCAGGACAAGGGGGCGCTGATCGCCGACGCCGGCTCCATGATGCGGAGCCTGCTCAACGACCTGCTCGACCATTCCAAGATCGAGGCCGGCCGCATGAGCGTCGAGGTCCTGGATTTCGACCCCAAGGCCCTGGTCAACGACACGGTGCGGTTCTGGCGGGCGGGCGCCAAGGCCAAGGGCCTGTCGCTGAAGATGACGGGCGGCCGCGACCTGCCGGCCTGGCTGCGCGGCGATCCGGTCCGTATCCGCCAGATCCTCAACAACCTGGTGTCCAACGCCATCAAGTTCACCGCCGCGGGTCGCGTAGAGGTCGCCGTCGAGGCCCGCCGCCAGGGCGAGACCTGGATGCTGAGCGTCACGGTCAGCGACACCGGGCCGGGCCTGACCGCCGAGCAGCTGTCGCGCCTGTTCACCGCCTATGACCAGTTGGGCGCCGACACCGCGCGGACCTTCGGCGGCACGGGCCTTGGCCTGTCGATCAGCCGCGACCTGGCCCAGCTGATGGGCGGCGACCTGATCGCCCAGGCTCCGGCTGGCGGCGGCGCGCGCTTCGTGCTGAGCCTGCCCGCCCTGGAAGGCGCCGCGCCGCCCAAGCCCGCGTCCCAGGAGACTGTGCCGCACGTGTTCGCCGGCGCGCCGACGGCTCTGGTAGTCGACGACCACGAGGTCAATCGCCGGGTTCTCGACCAGATCCTGCGCGCCCTGGGGCTGCGGGTCGAGACAGCCAGCGACGGCGAGGCGGCCCTGACCATCGCCGGCGCCCAGCGGTTCGACGTCATCCTGATGGACGTCAACATGCCGGGACTGGACGGGCTGGACGCCACGCGTCGCCTTCGCGCCCAGGGACCCAATGCGGTCACCCCCGTGATCGCGGTCACCGCCGGCGTTTCGCCGGCCGAGCGCGAGGCCTGCGTGGCGGCGGGCATGAACGATTGCGTCGAGAAGCCATTCGAGGTCGCCCGCCTGCACAACGCCCTGGCGCGAGTCCTCGAGCGGCAGGACGCCTAG
- the rnd gene encoding ribonuclease D yields MTTITTTAELAAFCNELKGQPFIAVDTEFMRETTYWPKLCLIQVASPDTEACIDPLAEGIDLEPLLEILRDPSILKVFHAARQDVEIFNNLNAMPTPLFDTQVAGMAAGFGEQIAYDALVRQMLKIELDKSSRFTDWARRPLSDAQLTYAVADVTHLATLFPILRDRLEKAGRLAWVEEEMKALNDPAAYDVDPEKAWRRLRPRKTAAKYLAVFKAVAAWRERTAQTRDQPRGRILKDEAIDELATQAPTSLDGLNTLRSVPKGFGGSKFGPDLLAAIKAALADPEGYAPVLEKSGPPPPASAGAVVELLKVLLKARAEEAGVASKLIATVSDLEKIAADDEANTPALQGWRLEAFGSDALKIKRGELALVLDGTRVRVVEVRRAPKPD; encoded by the coding sequence ATGACGACGATCACCACTACCGCTGAGCTGGCGGCGTTCTGTAATGAGTTGAAGGGACAGCCCTTCATCGCCGTGGACACCGAGTTCATGCGCGAGACCACCTACTGGCCCAAGCTGTGCTTGATCCAGGTGGCCTCTCCGGACACCGAAGCCTGTATCGATCCGCTGGCCGAGGGCATCGACCTCGAGCCGCTGCTTGAGATCCTGCGCGATCCGTCGATCCTGAAAGTGTTCCACGCCGCGCGCCAGGACGTCGAGATCTTCAACAATCTCAACGCGATGCCCACGCCGCTATTCGACACCCAGGTGGCCGGCATGGCCGCCGGGTTCGGCGAGCAGATCGCCTATGACGCCCTGGTCCGCCAGATGCTGAAGATCGAGCTGGACAAGTCCAGCCGCTTCACCGACTGGGCCCGCCGTCCGCTGAGCGACGCCCAGCTGACCTACGCCGTCGCCGACGTGACCCATCTGGCGACCCTGTTCCCCATTCTGCGCGACCGCCTGGAAAAGGCCGGACGCCTGGCCTGGGTGGAAGAGGAGATGAAGGCGCTCAACGATCCGGCCGCCTACGACGTCGATCCGGAAAAGGCCTGGCGCCGCCTGCGTCCGCGCAAGACCGCCGCCAAGTACCTGGCGGTGTTCAAGGCCGTGGCCGCCTGGCGCGAGCGCACCGCCCAGACCCGCGACCAGCCGCGTGGCCGCATCCTGAAGGACGAGGCCATCGACGAACTGGCCACCCAGGCGCCGACCTCGCTGGACGGGCTCAACACCCTGCGCAGCGTGCCCAAGGGCTTTGGCGGCTCCAAGTTCGGTCCCGACCTGCTGGCCGCGATCAAGGCCGCCCTGGCCGATCCGGAAGGCTATGCGCCGGTGCTGGAAAAGTCCGGCCCGCCGCCGCCCGCCTCGGCCGGCGCGGTTGTCGAGCTGCTGAAGGTGCTGCTGAAGGCCCGCGCCGAAGAGGCCGGCGTGGCCTCCAAGCTGATCGCCACCGTCTCGGACCTGGAAAAGATCGCCGCCGACGACGAAGCCAACACGCCCGCCCTGCAAGGCTGGCGGCTGGAGGCCTTCGGTTCGGACGCTCTGAAGATCAAGCGTGGCGAATTGGCCCTGGTGCTGGACGGTACCCGGGTGCGTGTGGTTGAAGTGCGGCGCGCGCCCAAGCCGGACTGA
- the purM gene encoding phosphoribosylformylglycinamidine cyclo-ligase: MSDPQNGLTYAQAGVDIDAGNALVEAIKPLAKATRRPGADGGLGGFGALFDLKAAGYDDPLLVSTTDGVGTKLRIAIDTGMHATVGIDLVAMCVNDLLAQGAEPLLFLDYFATGKLDVATATSVVAGIADGCKLAGAALVGGETAEMPGMYSDGEYDLAGFSVGAVERDGVLPKLDKQRAGDVIIGIGSSGPHSNGYSLVRRVVERSGLAWDAPASFAEGQTLAQALMAPTRIYVKSILPLLQSGRVKGGAHITGGGLIENPPRCIAEGLKAEFDWNAWPLPPVFDWLQREGGISDHELRRTFNCGVGFILVVAASDAEPVLAALLNADEDAFICGQLVAA; the protein is encoded by the coding sequence ATGAGCGACCCCCAAAACGGCCTCACCTACGCCCAGGCCGGCGTGGATATCGATGCGGGCAACGCCCTGGTCGAGGCCATCAAGCCCCTGGCCAAGGCCACCCGGCGCCCCGGCGCGGACGGCGGCCTGGGCGGCTTCGGCGCCCTGTTCGACCTGAAGGCGGCCGGTTACGACGACCCGCTGCTGGTCTCCACCACCGACGGCGTCGGCACCAAGCTGCGCATCGCCATCGACACCGGCATGCACGCCACGGTCGGGATCGACCTGGTGGCCATGTGCGTCAACGACCTGCTGGCCCAGGGCGCCGAGCCGCTGCTGTTCCTCGACTATTTCGCCACCGGCAAGCTGGACGTCGCGACCGCCACCAGCGTGGTGGCCGGCATCGCCGACGGCTGCAAGCTGGCCGGGGCGGCCCTGGTGGGCGGCGAGACCGCCGAAATGCCGGGCATGTACAGCGACGGCGAATACGACCTGGCCGGCTTCTCGGTCGGGGCGGTCGAGCGTGACGGCGTCCTGCCCAAGCTGGACAAGCAGCGGGCCGGCGATGTGATCATCGGCATCGGCTCGTCCGGTCCGCACTCCAATGGCTATTCGCTGGTGCGCCGCGTGGTCGAGCGTTCGGGCCTGGCCTGGGACGCCCCGGCCTCCTTCGCGGAAGGCCAGACCCTGGCCCAGGCCCTGATGGCCCCGACCCGCATCTATGTGAAGTCGATCCTGCCCCTGCTGCAGTCGGGCCGGGTCAAGGGCGGCGCCCACATCACCGGCGGCGGCCTGATCGAGAACCCGCCGCGCTGCATCGCCGAGGGCCTGAAGGCCGAGTTCGACTGGAACGCCTGGCCCCTGCCCCCGGTCTTCGACTGGCTGCAGCGCGAAGGCGGCATTTCCGACCATGAACTGCGCCGCACGTTCAACTGCGGCGTGGGCTTCATCCTGGTGGTGGCGGCTTCGGACGCCGAGCCGGTGCTGGCGGCCCTGCTGAACGCCGACGAGGACGCCTTCATCTGCGGCCAGCTCGTCGCGGCCTAG
- the purN gene encoding phosphoribosylglycinamide formyltransferase: MSKTKVAVLISGRGSNMEALVRAAQDPACPFEIALVLSNKPEAGGLATAAAAGTEALAVDQRDFGKDREAHERAIDAALRQRGIQVVALAGYMRILTPFLVNAWEGRMLNIHPSLLPAYPGLDTHGRALAAGEVEAGCTVHLVTAGVDEGPVLGQARVPILPGDTEHMLSDRVLEQEHQLYPATLAEFVRGL; the protein is encoded by the coding sequence ATGAGCAAGACCAAGGTCGCTGTCTTGATCTCCGGCCGGGGCTCCAACATGGAGGCCCTGGTCCGGGCCGCCCAGGACCCCGCCTGCCCGTTCGAGATCGCCCTGGTGCTGTCGAACAAGCCCGAGGCCGGCGGCCTGGCCACGGCCGCCGCGGCGGGGACCGAGGCCCTGGCCGTCGACCAGCGCGACTTCGGCAAGGACCGCGAGGCCCACGAGCGCGCCATCGACGCGGCCCTGCGCCAGCGCGGAATCCAGGTCGTGGCCTTGGCGGGCTACATGCGCATCCTGACGCCGTTCCTGGTGAACGCCTGGGAAGGCCGGATGCTCAACATCCACCCGTCCCTGTTGCCGGCCTATCCCGGCCTGGACACCCACGGCCGCGCCCTGGCCGCCGGCGAGGTCGAGGCCGGCTGCACCGTCCACCTGGTCACCGCCGGCGTCGACGAAGGCCCGGTGCTGGGCCAGGCCCGCGTGCCGATCCTGCCGGGCGACACCGAGCACATGCTGAGCGACCGCGTGCTGGAGCAGGAGCACCAGCTCTATCCGGCGACCTTGGCCGAGTTCGTGCGGGGGCTCTAA
- a CDS encoding TonB-dependent receptor: MGIVMTNTRLSPASRHFRALLLAATVLGGATPALAQEADKVSTVDELVVTGARVSEASVAIGTDHATATVSITREALLSAPAGVTGLKMLESLPGFNVQANDALGMYEFGNSVSVRAFNFQQIGFLLDNIPMGRSDQFGGSPIYRYVDNENLNRVTASAGAGDVALPSYASLGPIVDYFTQKPSETAGGSASQTFGSDSLRRTFLRLETGEHAGLSAYVSGSWIKGDLWRGPGTIDRKHYEGKINYALSNGGNISFQTVHNDYYDYDSPSITKAQYAGTANDPFGRKGRSFAYLGNVPLSTPFGSAATDSSLPQTTAGVPYSNANYAQYYKFAVNKRKDHLYGLTLNTPITDAIDVTATGYYEDKSGYGVSPEAYTTSLASYNAERLIVAGLTAPKGLQYGLSGIDGTRKGVTGKVAWRAGFNKFEAGLWLEDDDYHRTQARYNVQDGNPDGAPLLNEPVHLQRNYTSTRETTQFFLKDTLSLVDDKLKVELGFKATDIDYKISGYRNPADYIAKRQPTIKANWKDDFLPQVGVVYNLNSRDQIFSSYSENMALPRGADDVFSAASPSAPGPEPETSTNLELGYRANRPTFNASFVVYKTEFKNRLQAFAALVPGGGGTTETFYQNVGAVKASGAEFSGQWKPELLGGKIYFNANASYNKSEFQDDIANFTLTPTPAALKIAGNAVPDFPEWLFQGGVTVEPTDGVVFNVSARHIDDRYTNFTNSETTKGYTIVNAYLDLGDGFAAGPLKQVKARVNVDNIFDKDYLGTISTTVNTPATFRPGSHRTIQFTLSADF; encoded by the coding sequence TTGGGGATAGTCATGACGAACACGCGTCTTTCACCGGCCTCGCGCCATTTCCGGGCCTTGCTGCTCGCCGCCACCGTTCTGGGAGGCGCGACGCCGGCCCTGGCCCAGGAGGCCGACAAGGTCTCGACCGTCGATGAACTGGTCGTCACCGGGGCCCGGGTGTCCGAGGCCAGCGTCGCCATCGGCACCGACCACGCCACCGCCACGGTCTCGATCACTCGCGAGGCGCTGCTGTCGGCCCCGGCCGGCGTGACCGGCCTGAAGATGCTGGAGAGCCTGCCGGGCTTCAACGTCCAGGCCAACGACGCCCTGGGCATGTACGAGTTCGGCAACTCGGTCTCGGTGCGGGCCTTCAACTTCCAGCAGATCGGCTTCCTGCTCGACAACATTCCGATGGGCCGCAGCGACCAGTTCGGCGGCAGCCCGATCTATCGCTATGTCGACAACGAGAACCTCAACCGCGTGACGGCCTCGGCGGGGGCCGGCGACGTCGCCCTGCCCAGCTACGCCTCGCTGGGCCCGATCGTCGACTACTTCACCCAGAAGCCCTCCGAGACGGCCGGCGGCTCGGCCAGCCAGACCTTCGGCAGCGACAGCCTGCGCCGCACCTTCCTGCGCCTGGAGACCGGCGAGCACGCGGGGCTGTCGGCCTATGTCAGCGGCTCGTGGATCAAGGGCGACCTGTGGCGCGGTCCGGGCACGATCGACCGCAAGCACTATGAGGGCAAGATCAACTACGCCCTGTCCAACGGCGGGAACATCAGCTTCCAGACCGTGCACAACGACTATTACGACTATGACAGCCCCTCGATCACCAAGGCGCAATACGCCGGCACGGCCAACGATCCGTTCGGCCGCAAGGGCCGCAGCTTCGCCTATCTGGGCAATGTGCCGCTCTCGACGCCGTTCGGCTCGGCGGCCACCGATTCCAGCCTGCCCCAGACCACGGCGGGCGTCCCCTACTCCAACGCCAACTACGCCCAGTACTACAAGTTCGCGGTCAACAAGCGGAAGGACCACCTCTACGGCCTGACCCTCAACACCCCGATCACCGACGCGATCGACGTGACCGCCACCGGCTACTACGAGGACAAGAGCGGGTATGGCGTCTCGCCCGAGGCCTACACCACCTCGCTGGCCAGCTACAACGCCGAGCGCCTGATCGTGGCCGGCCTCACCGCCCCCAAGGGCCTGCAGTACGGCCTGTCGGGCATCGACGGCACCCGCAAGGGCGTGACCGGCAAGGTGGCCTGGCGCGCGGGCTTCAACAAGTTCGAGGCCGGGCTCTGGCTCGAGGACGACGACTATCACCGCACCCAGGCGCGCTATAACGTCCAGGACGGCAATCCCGACGGCGCGCCGCTGCTGAACGAGCCGGTTCACCTGCAGCGCAACTACACGTCGACCCGCGAGACCACCCAGTTCTTCCTGAAGGACACGCTGAGTCTGGTCGACGACAAGCTGAAGGTCGAGCTGGGCTTCAAGGCCACCGACATCGACTACAAGATCAGCGGCTATCGCAATCCGGCCGACTACATCGCCAAGCGCCAGCCGACCATCAAGGCCAACTGGAAGGACGATTTCCTGCCGCAGGTGGGCGTGGTCTACAACCTCAACAGCCGCGACCAGATCTTCTCGTCCTATTCGGAGAACATGGCCCTGCCCCGCGGCGCGGACGACGTGTTCTCGGCCGCCAGCCCGTCGGCGCCGGGTCCGGAACCGGAAACCTCGACCAACCTGGAACTGGGCTACCGCGCCAACCGGCCGACGTTCAACGCCTCGTTCGTGGTCTACAAGACCGAGTTCAAGAACCGCCTGCAGGCCTTCGCGGCCCTGGTGCCGGGCGGCGGCGGCACGACCGAGACCTTCTACCAGAACGTCGGGGCGGTGAAGGCCTCCGGGGCCGAGTTCAGCGGCCAGTGGAAGCCGGAGCTGCTGGGCGGCAAGATCTATTTCAACGCCAACGCCTCGTACAACAAGTCGGAGTTCCAGGACGACATCGCCAACTTCACCCTGACCCCGACGCCGGCGGCGCTGAAGATCGCCGGCAATGCGGTGCCCGACTTCCCCGAATGGCTGTTCCAGGGCGGGGTGACGGTCGAGCCGACCGACGGAGTGGTGTTCAACGTCTCGGCCCGCCACATCGACGACCGCTACACCAACTTCACCAACAGCGAGACGACCAAGGGCTACACGATCGTCAACGCCTATCTCGACCTGGGCGATGGCTTCGCGGCCGGTCCGCTCAAGCAGGTCAAGGCGCGGGTCAATGTCGATAACATCTTCGACAAGGACTATCTGGGCACGATCAGCACCACGGTGAACACCCCGGCCACCTTCCGGCCCGGCTCGCACCGGACGATCCAGTTCACCCTTTCCGCCGACTTCTAG
- a CDS encoding dipeptidase, with protein sequence MTRTLLLAAVSALALASSAPSSLVWAAETAASARKIHEGLLTLDTHLDTPANFGRPGWDILDRHDAAKDGSQIDYPRMVEGGLDGGFFAIYTPQGPRTPEATRAARDGALIRGVEIREMVAKHGDKFGLALKADDAAKIAAQGKRVVFMSIENSYPIDGDVTLLSSFYALGVRISGLAHFKNNDMADSSTDKPEWHGLSPLGKQYVAEANRLGIVLDGSHSSDDVLDQLIALSKTPVILTHSGCKAVFDHPRNVDDARIKALADSGGVIQVDAYSSYLIDTPKNPDREAAMAALMAKVGARNKMTEEQRAAFLAERNAIDAKWPVTKATFQDFMNHLNHALKVAGVDHVGVGIDFDGGGGVTGLNDASDYWKISQALLAEGYTEADLQKIWSGNVLRLLRAAEAAKAPTG encoded by the coding sequence ATGACCCGCACCCTGCTTCTCGCCGCCGTCTCGGCCCTCGCCCTCGCCTCTTCCGCCCCTTCCTCCTTGGTTTGGGCCGCCGAAACCGCCGCCTCGGCTCGCAAGATCCACGAGGGTCTTCTGACCCTCGACACCCACCTGGACACGCCGGCCAATTTCGGCCGGCCGGGCTGGGACATCCTGGACCGTCACGACGCGGCGAAGGACGGCTCGCAGATCGACTATCCGCGCATGGTCGAGGGCGGACTGGATGGCGGCTTCTTCGCCATCTACACGCCCCAGGGTCCGCGCACGCCCGAGGCCACCCGCGCCGCCCGCGACGGCGCCCTGATCCGCGGCGTCGAGATCCGCGAGATGGTCGCCAAGCACGGCGACAAGTTCGGCCTGGCGTTGAAGGCCGACGACGCCGCCAAGATCGCCGCCCAGGGCAAGCGGGTGGTCTTCATGAGCATCGAGAACAGCTACCCGATCGACGGCGACGTCACCCTGCTGTCCAGCTTCTACGCCCTGGGCGTGCGGATCAGCGGCCTGGCGCACTTCAAGAACAACGACATGGCCGACAGCTCGACCGACAAGCCCGAGTGGCATGGCCTGTCGCCGCTCGGAAAGCAGTACGTCGCTGAAGCCAACCGGCTGGGGATCGTGCTGGACGGCTCGCACTCGTCCGACGACGTGCTGGACCAGCTTATTGCTCTTTCGAAGACCCCGGTGATCCTGACCCATTCGGGCTGCAAGGCGGTGTTCGACCATCCGCGCAATGTCGACGACGCCCGCATCAAGGCACTGGCCGACAGCGGCGGGGTGATCCAGGTCGACGCCTATTCCAGCTATCTGATCGACACGCCCAAGAACCCCGACCGCGAGGCCGCCATGGCCGCCCTGATGGCCAAGGTCGGGGCCCGCAACAAGATGACCGAGGAGCAGCGCGCCGCCTTCCTGGCCGAGCGTAACGCCATCGACGCCAAGTGGCCGGTGACCAAGGCGACCTTCCAGGACTTCATGAACCACCTCAACCACGCCCTGAAGGTGGCTGGGGTCGATCACGTGGGCGTCGGCATCGACTTCGACGGCGGCGGCGGCGTCACCGGCCTGAACGACGCCTCGGACTACTGGAAGATCTCCCAGGCCCTGCTGGCCGAGGGCTACACCGAGGCCGATCTTCAAAAGATCTGGAGCGGCAACGTCCTGCGCCTGCTGCGCGCGGCCGAGGCGGCGAAGGCGCCGACGGGGTGA
- a CDS encoding YoaK family protein has protein sequence MKDYRRRDVALAVGLSGVAGYVDAIGFLKLGGFFVSFMSGNSTRLGVGIATGQWTMARTALALIGLFVVGVVLGALVARKAGEDRRSVILALVAALLAIAAALISAGFNTAGVAAMVLAMGAENAVFQRDGDVGLGLTYMTGALVKAGQRIATALTGGDRWAWGPYTLLWAGLSLGGALGAAAYLWFGVLALWAAAALIAILAAAKAWRESLRG, from the coding sequence ATGAAGGACTATCGCCGTCGCGACGTTGCTCTGGCGGTCGGGCTGTCGGGCGTCGCCGGCTATGTCGACGCCATCGGCTTCCTGAAGCTTGGCGGCTTCTTCGTCTCGTTCATGAGCGGCAACTCCACGCGCCTGGGCGTGGGGATCGCCACCGGGCAGTGGACGATGGCGCGCACCGCCCTGGCGCTGATCGGGTTGTTTGTCGTCGGGGTGGTGCTGGGGGCGTTGGTCGCGCGCAAGGCGGGCGAAGATCGGCGATCGGTGATCCTGGCTCTGGTGGCCGCCCTGCTGGCCATCGCCGCCGCCTTGATCTCCGCGGGCTTTAACACCGCTGGCGTCGCGGCCATGGTCTTGGCCATGGGGGCCGAGAACGCGGTGTTCCAGCGGGACGGCGATGTGGGCCTCGGTCTGACCTACATGACCGGCGCCCTGGTCAAGGCCGGCCAGCGGATCGCCACGGCCCTGACCGGCGGCGACCGCTGGGCTTGGGGCCCTTACACCCTGCTGTGGGCCGGGCTGAGTCTTGGCGGCGCTCTGGGCGCTGCGGCCTATCTGTGGTTCGGCGTCCTGGCCCTGTGGGCGGCGGCGGCGCTGATCGCGATCCTTGCCGCCGCCAAGGCCTGGCGGGAAAGCCTCAGAGGCTGA